One genomic region from Methanobacterium sp. encodes:
- a CDS encoding DUF192 domain-containing protein, translating to MELMVINTTKNTELGESEVADTFFSRLRGTMFKKKLEKGLILKLPGARSRSGSAIHMFFVRFPLDIIFADSDRNVVDIVSIDPWKTYTPKKPAKYVIEMEKGTIKSSKTEIGDKLDFICKDA from the coding sequence ATGGAACTAATGGTGATAAATACAACTAAGAACACAGAACTTGGAGAAAGTGAAGTTGCAGATACTTTTTTTTCAAGATTAAGAGGAACGATGTTTAAAAAGAAACTCGAAAAGGGACTTATCTTAAAGCTTCCGGGTGCTAGAAGCAGAAGCGGATCTGCAATCCACATGTTTTTTGTGAGATTTCCCCTAGACATTATTTTTGCAGATTCAGACAGAAATGTTGTTGATATAGTTTCAATTGATCCATGGAAGACTTATACTCCTAAAAAACCTGCAAAATACGTTATAGAGATGGAAAAAGGAACCATTAAATCTTCAAAAACAGAGATTGGGGATAAACTTGATTTTATATGTAAGGATGCATAA
- a CDS encoding 4-vinyl reductase has translation MPKYTNYDEYLENMGLILKDGASILCLSPEAEATRPGPFCEERKTLVSANSVGALRSIIITGSKQFGLGTMGSILRIAGGEFSTLRGKQMIDAGKIEKGDIQGWLDLVRFDFKNWGYGILTTESIEDEKIVVRLDESMSSAGMPNLGNAVCYYEGGRITGGLSEVTGESWQFVEKKCWAMGDDHCKFEITKI, from the coding sequence ATGCCAAAATACACAAATTATGATGAATATCTAGAGAACATGGGTTTAATTTTGAAAGATGGGGCAAGCATACTATGTTTATCTCCCGAAGCAGAGGCTACAAGGCCAGGGCCATTCTGTGAAGAAAGAAAAACACTTGTTTCTGCAAATTCAGTGGGTGCTTTAAGATCAATTATCATTACTGGAAGTAAACAATTTGGACTTGGAACAATGGGATCAATACTCAGAATAGCTGGTGGAGAATTCTCAACCTTAAGAGGTAAGCAAATGATAGATGCAGGAAAGATTGAAAAAGGAGATATTCAGGGCTGGCTGGATTTAGTTAGATTCGACTTTAAAAACTGGGGTTACGGTATCTTAACTACTGAGAGCATTGAAGATGAAAAAATTGTGGTTCGACTTGATGAAAGTATGAGCAGTGCAGGTATGCCTAATTTAGGAAATGCTGTTTGTTATTATGAAGGAGGCCGAATTACGGGAGGTCTTTCCGAAGTAACTGGTGAAAGCTGGCAATTTGTAGAAAAAAAATGCTGGGCAATGGGAGATGACCATTGTAAATTCGAGATAACAAAAATTTAA
- a CDS encoding DNA polymerase ligase N-terminal domain-containing protein, whose translation MKDTDPLKKYKEKRDFERTPEPVSGEKSSSKNPKFVIQKHDASKLHYDLRLEVGNVLKSWAIPKGPSTDPGQKRLAVPTEDHPLDYINFEGIIPEGNYGAGTVIVWDTGTYRNLKEKIPMDKAVEEGHVDIWLEGEKLKGGYALIQTGKGNRKFWLFFKKKDEKANSKSNILIDRPESVLSGRTIDDLHVIKKTGK comes from the coding sequence ATGAAAGATACAGATCCGCTGAAAAAATATAAAGAGAAAAGAGATTTTGAAAGGACTCCAGAGCCGGTTTCAGGAGAAAAAAGTTCTTCTAAGAATCCCAAATTTGTAATACAAAAACATGATGCCAGTAAACTTCATTATGATCTCAGACTGGAAGTTGGAAATGTTTTAAAGTCATGGGCCATTCCCAAGGGGCCATCAACAGATCCTGGTCAAAAAAGACTTGCTGTTCCCACTGAAGATCATCCTCTTGACTATATTAACTTTGAAGGAATAATTCCTGAAGGAAATTACGGTGCCGGTACTGTTATTGTCTGGGATACAGGTACATATCGTAATTTAAAGGAAAAAATACCCATGGATAAGGCTGTTGAAGAGGGGCATGTGGACATCTGGCTTGAAGGTGAAAAACTGAAAGGCGGCTATGCTCTTATCCAGACAGGAAAAGGTAACAGGAAATTCTGGCTTTTTTTCAAAAAGAAAGATGAAAAAGCCAATTCTAAAAGTAATATTCTAATTGATAGACCAGAATCTGTTTTAAGTGGTCGGACTATTGATGACCTGCATGTAATAAAAAAAACTGGAAAATGA
- the ileS gene encoding isoleucine--tRNA ligase, translating into MPIQEAMRSYDTKLIEKKIQKYWNDNHIYQKTNKLRENGPKYSFLDGPPYCSGRIHLGTAWNKIIKDTFLRFKSMSGFNLRRQAGWDTHGLPIEHKVEGLLGLKSKKEIETRIGIDNFVEKCKEFAIENKGLMTEQFKMLGVWMDWDNPYVTFDTKYMESCWWTLKRAHEKNLLINDLRVITWCPRCETALALAEIDYENKEDPSIYVKFPLKSSEKGNEYILIWTTTPWTLPANMAVSVHPDFDYAYVKILDEIYIMAEALVNSLFEDQDYEIVKVVKGKDLEGLEYLHPLFNEIPVQKEFEHKIITGEHVTLTEGTGCVHTAPGHGPDDFEIGKKYGIPIFCPVDEAGLFKEEAGKYTGEFVKDADPYIIADLDAHGLLLREGVIDHRYGFCWRCKTPIIYLATQQWFLKVTEIKDKMLSELDKVEWIPEWAGESRFRNWVENARDWTISRQRYWGIPIPIWKCESCDKITVIGSIEELKESAVKGKLEGDFIHRPYVDEIIIQCECGGDMNRVPDVLDVWIDSGVAGWAALYYPQEKEMFEEWFPYDFITEGHDQTRGWFYSQLGCGVISLNQTPYKKVLMHGFTLDEEGRKMSKSLGNVVEPDEVIEQYGADILRFYLLWGNKPWEDLKFTWDEIKNVNKMFNILWNVYVFSTTYMAIDNFNPTLYTKDDIKLRDEDKWITSRINSLAKDVAEALDSLHLHKATRSINNFILEDLSRWYIRLIRGRTWVEKEDPDKLGAYYTLYNTLRLLIKVMAPITPHITEEIYQNLVKGVEDNAQESVHMEDWEFNEDLIDKDLEENMDIVRDIIEACARGRDVARYKLRWPVKEIVVVSENENVLKAVESLKAVIMEQANTKEIIATDEFENLKIIAKPNLKTLGPKLRGDAPKVMQKLAEADGAQVKDELDKNEVYNVRIDEKSIELGIDDILFETELPENLVSADFNSGNVFLNTEITDEILSEAMSRELIRRIQDMRKDLDLDVEANIHVFIECDQGFKELIEPFYDFISNEVRAEKMLFEAQEGDYTKEWKIEDENLRITIKKTG; encoded by the coding sequence ATGCCAATACAAGAGGCCATGAGATCTTATGATACAAAGCTTATCGAGAAAAAAATCCAAAAATACTGGAATGATAACCACATATATCAAAAGACAAACAAGTTAAGGGAAAACGGACCTAAATATTCATTTTTAGACGGCCCTCCATACTGCAGTGGAAGAATACATCTGGGAACTGCATGGAACAAAATAATAAAAGACACTTTTTTACGTTTTAAAAGCATGTCAGGCTTTAACCTTAGGAGACAAGCCGGATGGGACACCCATGGACTCCCTATAGAACATAAAGTAGAAGGACTACTTGGATTAAAAAGCAAAAAGGAAATCGAAACCAGAATTGGTATTGATAACTTTGTTGAAAAATGTAAAGAATTTGCAATTGAAAATAAAGGCCTTATGACTGAACAGTTTAAAATGCTCGGGGTCTGGATGGACTGGGATAACCCTTATGTCACATTTGACACCAAATACATGGAATCCTGTTGGTGGACATTAAAACGTGCACATGAAAAGAATCTACTAATAAATGACCTGCGTGTTATAACATGGTGTCCAAGATGCGAAACTGCACTTGCACTTGCAGAAATAGACTATGAAAACAAAGAAGATCCTTCAATATATGTTAAATTCCCTCTAAAATCATCTGAAAAAGGTAATGAATATATTTTAATATGGACAACAACACCCTGGACTCTTCCAGCAAATATGGCAGTATCAGTACATCCCGATTTTGATTATGCTTATGTTAAGATCCTTGATGAAATTTATATAATGGCAGAAGCCCTTGTTAATTCTTTATTCGAAGATCAGGATTATGAGATAGTTAAAGTGGTTAAAGGGAAGGATCTTGAAGGTTTAGAATATCTTCACCCTCTTTTTAATGAAATTCCAGTCCAGAAAGAATTTGAACATAAAATAATAACTGGAGAACATGTAACTTTAACTGAAGGTACTGGATGCGTCCATACGGCACCAGGACATGGTCCAGACGACTTTGAAATAGGTAAAAAATATGGTATACCTATATTCTGTCCGGTTGATGAAGCTGGATTATTCAAGGAAGAAGCAGGAAAATATACTGGAGAATTCGTAAAAGATGCAGACCCATATATCATTGCCGATTTAGATGCCCATGGACTACTTCTTCGTGAGGGTGTTATCGATCACAGATACGGTTTCTGCTGGAGATGTAAAACTCCAATTATATATCTGGCAACACAGCAGTGGTTCCTTAAAGTCACAGAAATCAAAGATAAAATGCTGAGTGAGCTGGACAAAGTTGAATGGATCCCAGAATGGGCTGGAGAAAGTAGATTTCGTAACTGGGTTGAAAATGCGCGTGATTGGACCATATCCCGGCAGAGATACTGGGGAATCCCTATCCCAATATGGAAATGTGAATCCTGTGATAAAATTACCGTTATAGGATCAATTGAAGAACTTAAAGAAAGTGCAGTGAAAGGAAAACTGGAAGGAGATTTCATACACAGACCTTATGTCGATGAAATTATCATTCAATGCGAATGTGGAGGAGATATGAATCGCGTGCCTGACGTTTTAGATGTCTGGATAGATTCTGGAGTTGCTGGCTGGGCTGCTCTCTATTATCCTCAGGAAAAAGAAATGTTTGAAGAATGGTTCCCCTATGATTTCATAACAGAGGGACATGATCAGACAAGAGGATGGTTCTATTCACAATTAGGATGTGGAGTGATTTCACTGAACCAGACACCTTATAAAAAAGTTTTAATGCACGGTTTTACCCTTGATGAAGAAGGTAGAAAGATGAGTAAATCACTGGGAAACGTTGTTGAACCAGATGAAGTTATTGAGCAGTACGGAGCAGATATACTAAGATTTTATCTTCTATGGGGAAATAAACCGTGGGAAGACCTTAAATTTACATGGGACGAAATAAAGAATGTAAATAAGATGTTTAACATTCTCTGGAATGTTTATGTCTTCTCAACAACTTATATGGCCATAGACAATTTTAACCCGACATTATACACTAAAGATGATATCAAATTAAGAGATGAGGATAAATGGATTACATCACGAATTAATTCCCTTGCAAAAGACGTTGCAGAAGCTCTTGATTCTCTGCATCTTCATAAAGCTACAAGATCAATAAACAACTTCATATTAGAAGATCTAAGCAGATGGTACATAAGACTCATTAGAGGTCGTACATGGGTTGAAAAAGAAGATCCAGACAAATTAGGTGCTTACTATACTCTCTATAACACTTTAAGGCTTCTAATAAAAGTAATGGCCCCTATAACTCCCCATATAACCGAAGAAATCTATCAAAATCTGGTGAAAGGAGTCGAGGATAATGCTCAGGAAAGCGTTCACATGGAAGACTGGGAGTTCAATGAAGATCTTATTGATAAGGATTTAGAAGAAAATATGGATATCGTTAGAGATATTATTGAAGCATGCGCAAGAGGAAGAGACGTTGCAAGATATAAACTTAGATGGCCTGTAAAAGAAATTGTAGTGGTTTCAGAGAATGAAAATGTTTTAAAGGCAGTTGAATCCCTCAAGGCAGTTATCATGGAGCAGGCCAATACAAAAGAGATCATAGCAACAGATGAATTTGAAAACTTGAAAATTATTGCTAAACCCAATCTGAAAACTCTCGGGCCAAAACTTAGAGGAGATGCCCCTAAAGTCATGCAAAAACTTGCCGAAGCTGATGGTGCACAGGTAAAGGATGAGCTGGATAAAAATGAAGTATATAATGTAAGAATTGATGAAAAGAGCATAGAACTTGGAATTGATGATATTTTATTTGAAACAGAACTTCCAGAAAACCTTGTAAGTGCGGATTTCAATTCAGGTAATGTATTTTTGAATACAGAAATTACTGATGAGATCTTATCCGAAGCAATGTCCAGAGAACTTATAAGAAGAATTCAGGATATGCGAAAAGACTTAGATCTTGACGTAGAAGCCAATATTCATGTATTTATTGAATGTGATCAGGGTTTCAAAGAGTTAATTGAACCATTCTATGACTTTATCTCCAATGAAGTCCGTGCCGAAAAAATGTTATTTGAAGCGCAAGAAGGGGATTATACCAAAGAGTGGAAAATAGAGGATGAGAATCTTAGGATAACAATTAAAAAGACTGGATAA
- the purL gene encoding phosphoribosylformylglycinamidine synthase subunit PurL produces MTLTDSECKFVKKELGRDPNSLEYGMLDIMFSEHCSYKSSRPILKLFPTDGPRVILGPGDDAGIVELTDELALVIGMESHNHPSAIEPYGGAGTGIGGIIRDIISMGAMPIALLDSLRFGPLEDQRSRYIFEYVVKGISDYGNRVGIPTVGGEVEFDENFKFNPLVNVVCAGLVNKKDIVRGIAPNVGDIFVLMGGRTGRDGIHGVTFASEELTTESELEDRPAVQVGDPFTKKMVLEATLEALEKIDVVGLKDLGGGGLTCCVSEMAGKGGNGAEVELTKIPLREGGMTPYEIMLSESQERMVFVVKPEDVDALLDIFEKYELPAAVIGKVTEGEDLVIKKDGEIISKLKTDTLSDPPIIYRESKKPERKEEYIQLEEIDPQDALLKLLSSPNIASKKWVYKQYDHEVQIRTAVKPGDDAAVLKIDDEKAIALTSDCNSTFTKLDPYHGGAGAVAEAIRNVVSMGAEPICIVDCLNFGNPEKPEVFWQFEECVKGMSDVARTFETPVISGNVSFYNETEGVTVNPSPVVGVAGLMDIKDIRTLDFKNEGDKIILIGETYPELDGSEYHKVINGVAQGNPPKVNMNMELESVNSVLDIIRNDKSGSITAVHDCSSGGLAVALAEMAISGGVGAVLDTSKIPKENEKMSDTELLFSESNARFIVTTNNKHVEELLSKINAPAAVIGVVEGKKLIVNRDLINVDLDVLKESYHGVIENFMA; encoded by the coding sequence ATGACCCTAACAGATTCAGAATGTAAATTTGTAAAAAAAGAACTTGGAAGAGATCCCAATTCGTTAGAATACGGTATGCTAGACATTATGTTTTCAGAGCACTGCTCCTATAAAAGCAGCCGTCCAATTCTAAAATTATTCCCTACAGATGGGCCTCGTGTTATTTTAGGCCCTGGAGACGATGCAGGTATTGTGGAACTTACAGATGAACTTGCACTTGTTATTGGAATGGAAAGTCACAATCACCCTTCCGCTATTGAGCCATATGGAGGAGCAGGTACTGGAATCGGGGGTATAATAAGAGACATAATATCTATGGGCGCTATGCCAATAGCATTGCTTGATTCATTAAGATTTGGCCCCCTTGAAGATCAAAGATCTCGATATATTTTTGAATATGTAGTAAAAGGTATTTCAGATTATGGAAACAGGGTAGGAATCCCAACGGTTGGTGGAGAAGTCGAATTTGACGAAAATTTCAAATTTAATCCACTTGTAAATGTTGTATGCGCAGGACTTGTAAACAAAAAAGACATTGTAAGGGGCATTGCCCCAAACGTTGGAGATATTTTTGTCCTTATGGGTGGAAGAACCGGAAGAGACGGCATTCATGGAGTTACATTTGCCTCTGAGGAGCTCACAACAGAATCAGAACTTGAAGACAGGCCTGCTGTCCAAGTAGGAGATCCATTCACCAAGAAAATGGTCTTAGAAGCCACTCTCGAAGCACTGGAAAAAATAGACGTAGTGGGACTTAAAGATCTTGGAGGAGGCGGTCTAACTTGTTGTGTTTCCGAAATGGCTGGTAAAGGAGGAAACGGAGCTGAAGTAGAACTTACTAAAATCCCTCTGAGAGAAGGAGGAATGACTCCATATGAGATAATGCTTTCTGAGTCACAGGAAAGAATGGTTTTTGTTGTTAAACCAGAAGACGTGGATGCTCTTTTAGATATTTTCGAAAAATACGAGCTTCCGGCCGCAGTTATTGGAAAGGTTACAGAAGGTGAAGACCTGGTTATTAAAAAGGATGGAGAAATAATATCTAAATTAAAGACGGATACTCTCTCAGACCCCCCTATAATCTATAGGGAGTCAAAAAAACCAGAAAGAAAGGAAGAATATATCCAGTTAGAGGAAATCGATCCCCAAGATGCTCTTCTTAAACTTCTCTCATCTCCCAACATTGCAAGTAAAAAATGGGTTTACAAACAATACGATCACGAAGTACAGATTAGAACTGCTGTAAAACCAGGGGATGATGCTGCTGTATTAAAGATTGATGATGAAAAAGCCATTGCACTAACATCTGATTGTAACAGTACATTCACAAAACTTGACCCATATCATGGTGGAGCAGGGGCGGTTGCAGAAGCTATAAGAAATGTTGTTTCTATGGGTGCTGAGCCAATATGCATTGTTGATTGTCTGAATTTTGGAAATCCCGAAAAACCAGAGGTATTCTGGCAGTTTGAAGAATGTGTTAAAGGAATGTCTGATGTAGCAAGAACATTCGAAACCCCTGTAATCAGCGGTAATGTGAGTTTTTATAACGAAACAGAGGGCGTAACTGTTAATCCATCCCCAGTTGTAGGCGTTGCAGGATTAATGGATATTAAAGATATTAGAACTCTTGATTTCAAAAATGAAGGAGATAAGATCATTTTAATTGGAGAAACATATCCTGAACTTGATGGATCTGAATATCATAAGGTAATTAATGGGGTTGCACAGGGAAATCCTCCAAAAGTAAATATGAATATGGAATTGGAGTCTGTTAATTCGGTTTTAGACATTATAAGAAATGATAAGAGCGGATCTATTACTGCAGTTCATGACTGTTCATCTGGAGGACTAGCTGTTGCATTAGCTGAAATGGCAATTTCTGGAGGAGTTGGAGCGGTTTTAGACACTTCAAAAATACCTAAAGAAAATGAGAAAATGAGTGATACTGAACTATTATTTTCAGAATCAAATGCAAGATTTATCGTAACTACAAATAATAAGCATGTAGAAGAACTATTAAGTAAAATAAATGCACCTGCAGCAGTTATCGGTGTTGTTGAAGGTAAAAAGTTGATTGTTAACAGAGATTTAATTAATGTAGATCTGGACGTACTTAAAGAATCATATCATGGAGTAATAGAAAACTTTATGGCATAA
- a CDS encoding phosphatidate cytidylyltransferase, whose amino-acid sequence MKGESLRQLIHASGIFIVFLTWFFDPIIVMLICIAIVLFVELIFRIDKQRYVFFFSEILRRTKRKNDERGFIYFFIGIIITLYLFRFNISVANAAIIILLFGDSASTLIGKRFGRHYLPFNENKTVEGSIAFLAVGFAGALTQLPVIPALFGAVFGTLTEAYSPIDDNIPIPIISGLVMGLIISLIG is encoded by the coding sequence ATGAAAGGAGAGAGTTTAAGACAGTTAATTCATGCATCAGGCATTTTTATTGTTTTTTTGACATGGTTTTTTGATCCAATCATCGTTATGCTTATATGCATAGCAATTGTGTTATTTGTGGAGCTAATCTTTAGGATAGATAAGCAGCGCTATGTTTTCTTCTTTTCTGAGATTTTAAGAAGGACAAAACGGAAAAACGATGAAAGAGGTTTTATCTATTTTTTTATTGGAATTATAATAACATTGTACCTATTCCGGTTTAATATTTCAGTTGCCAATGCAGCCATAATAATACTTCTTTTTGGAGACTCCGCATCTACACTAATTGGAAAAAGATTTGGTAGACATTATCTTCCATTTAACGAAAATAAAACTGTAGAAGGAAGTATTGCATTTCTTGCCGTTGGTTTTGCAGGGGCTTTAACCCAGCTTCCAGTGATTCCAGCGCTTTTTGGAGCTGTATTTGGTACATTAACTGAAGCTTACAGCCCAATAGATGACAATATTCCCATTCCAATTATTTCAGGACTTGTGATGGGTTTAATAATAAGTCTTATAGGTTAA
- a CDS encoding HEAT repeat domain-containing protein — protein sequence MAEPQRRNLVNLIKELENGDWRRREDAAELLAELADPRAVDPLIKALNDEDCHVREAAALSLAMFSDKKAIEPLIDRLNDEKASVKYAAAIGLSAFGDERAVEPLEKASEDNNPVVKKVAQMALNSIKERQ from the coding sequence ATGGCTGAACCACAAAGAAGAAATTTAGTTAATCTTATAAAAGAATTAGAAAATGGAGATTGGAGAAGAAGGGAAGATGCTGCAGAACTTCTTGCAGAATTAGCTGATCCAAGAGCTGTAGACCCATTAATTAAAGCACTTAATGATGAAGATTGTCATGTTAGAGAAGCTGCTGCTCTTTCACTTGCAATGTTCAGTGATAAAAAAGCTATCGAACCTTTAATAGATAGATTAAACGATGAAAAAGCAAGTGTGAAGTATGCTGCTGCAATAGGTCTTTCTGCATTTGGCGATGAAAGGGCTGTCGAACCTCTGGAAAAAGCATCTGAAGACAACAATCCGGTGGTAAAAAAAGTCGCTCAAATGGCATTAAATTCTATAAAAGAAAGACAATAA
- a CDS encoding dihydromethanopterin reductase (acceptor) has protein sequence MKIGFGITGAGHLLLDSVELLEKLMTKHDVTVLLSAAGEEVLKMYGLYERVEKITGGYYNELIKEKDQKFSFPITGRFSLGKYDLFIVSPTTSNTIGKIVNGIADTLITNAVAQAGKGKVKTIIIPVDLESGDLNTVLPSKLELDLCQKCDVCEASAACPGDAITPGVEIDLLKCEGCGECAVACPFSAISAGKIITIHMRDIDIQNTSKLYKFEGVEIVEHPSKLQEKFEF, from the coding sequence ATGAAAATAGGTTTTGGAATTACAGGGGCAGGTCATTTACTTTTAGATAGTGTTGAGTTACTTGAAAAATTAATGACCAAACATGATGTAACCGTTTTACTTTCAGCTGCCGGAGAAGAAGTTCTTAAAATGTACGGGCTTTATGAAAGAGTGGAAAAAATAACCGGTGGATATTATAATGAACTGATTAAAGAAAAGGATCAAAAGTTTAGTTTTCCAATAACTGGACGGTTTTCGCTGGGAAAATATGATCTCTTTATTGTATCTCCCACAACCTCAAATACTATTGGTAAAATCGTCAACGGAATTGCAGATACTCTTATAACAAATGCAGTAGCTCAAGCAGGGAAAGGTAAAGTTAAAACCATAATAATTCCAGTAGATCTTGAATCAGGAGATTTAAATACTGTGTTGCCATCTAAACTCGAATTAGACTTATGTCAAAAATGTGATGTATGCGAAGCTTCTGCAGCGTGCCCCGGTGATGCCATAACCCCTGGAGTTGAAATTGATCTTTTAAAATGTGAAGGTTGTGGTGAATGTGCAGTAGCGTGTCCATTTTCAGCGATTTCAGCCGGAAAAATAATCACCATACACATGAGAGATATTGATATCCAAAATACCAGTAAATTATACAAATTTGAGGGCGTTGAAATAGTGGAACATCCATCAAAGCTTCAAGAAAAGTTTGAATTCTAA
- a CDS encoding methionine adenosyltransferase codes for MKKNIFVEKLIQKPIEEKELEIVERKGIGHPDSISDGIAESVSRALCNAYIERFGEIMHHNTDEVQITAGESNPLFGGGEIMKPIDILLTGRGISELHEEKNGRLEIKKMGLDRIAITAAKEYLKENIINLDVETDTVVECKIGHGSGDLTDVFRREGTPSSNDTSFGVGYAPFSETENIVLAAENLLNSKDFKKKYPAVGEDIKVMGLRDDNKITLTVASAMVSKYVDGRDTYINLKEELNEIITNLAQDKTERNVEVFINTADNHSCASEEGYYLTVTGTSAEMGDDGSVGRGNRANGLITPNRPMSMEATSGKNPINHVGKIYNLISTKIANDIAENVEGVKEVQIMLLSQIGKPIDNPKAASAQLILEEGYRIEAVNKNVEEIIDSWLDNITSITDMLVKGKLRTF; via the coding sequence ATGAAAAAAAATATTTTTGTTGAAAAGCTCATTCAAAAACCCATTGAGGAAAAGGAATTAGAAATTGTTGAAAGAAAGGGTATAGGCCATCCAGACAGTATCAGTGACGGAATAGCTGAATCTGTAAGTAGAGCTTTATGTAATGCCTACATTGAAAGGTTTGGAGAAATAATGCACCATAATACTGATGAAGTGCAGATAACAGCTGGAGAATCAAATCCGCTGTTTGGCGGCGGAGAAATAATGAAGCCAATTGATATTCTTTTAACTGGCCGAGGTATTTCCGAGCTTCACGAAGAAAAAAATGGGAGACTGGAAATAAAGAAAATGGGTCTGGACAGAATTGCAATCACTGCTGCAAAAGAATATTTAAAGGAAAATATCATAAATCTGGATGTTGAAACTGATACAGTTGTGGAATGTAAGATAGGGCATGGATCTGGAGATTTAACAGACGTATTTAGAAGAGAAGGAACTCCTTCATCTAATGATACCTCCTTTGGAGTAGGTTATGCTCCATTTTCAGAAACTGAAAACATAGTACTGGCAGCTGAAAATCTTCTTAATTCAAAAGACTTTAAAAAGAAGTATCCAGCAGTAGGGGAAGACATTAAAGTCATGGGACTTAGAGATGACAATAAAATAACCCTTACAGTGGCCTCAGCAATGGTATCTAAATACGTTGATGGTCGTGACACATACATAAATCTAAAAGAAGAGCTTAATGAAATAATAACAAACTTAGCACAGGATAAGACAGAAAGAAACGTTGAAGTATTTATTAACACTGCAGATAATCATTCTTGCGCATCAGAAGAAGGATACTATCTGACAGTCACAGGAACATCAGCTGAAATGGGTGATGACGGTTCTGTTGGCCGTGGAAACCGGGCTAATGGTTTAATAACACCAAATAGACCCATGTCAATGGAGGCAACTTCTGGGAAGAATCCAATAAACCATGTTGGTAAAATATACAATCTCATATCCACAAAAATTGCAAACGACATAGCTGAAAATGTAGAAGGAGTTAAAGAAGTCCAGATAATGCTTTTAAGTCAGATTGGGAAACCAATAGATAATCCAAAAGCTGCAAGTGCTCAATTAATTCTGGAAGAAGGATACAGAATTGAAGCTGTAAATAAGAATGTGGAAGAAATCATTGATTCATGGCTTGATAACATAACAAGTATTACCGACATGCTTGTTAAAGGTAAGTTAAGGACATTTTAA
- a CDS encoding roadblock/LC7 domain-containing protein, translating into MIDRILKDLGRIEGVTGSLVVGKDGLIIEKEVSNDIDSELVAAMSSAVFGTAERSSEEMKHEKLQQVMIEGSRGKTLMIDSGEAILVVITDVNINLGLIRLEMKRSSERIRDTI; encoded by the coding sequence ATGATAGATAGAATACTTAAAGACTTAGGTAGAATTGAAGGAGTAACTGGCTCATTAGTAGTTGGAAAAGATGGTTTAATCATAGAAAAGGAAGTTTCTAATGACATAGATTCAGAACTTGTAGCTGCTATGTCTTCAGCTGTTTTTGGTACAGCAGAAAGATCTTCAGAAGAAATGAAACACGAAAAACTCCAGCAAGTCATGATAGAAGGTAGCAGAGGTAAAACATTAATGATAGACTCTGGAGAAGCAATTTTAGTTGTTATAACAGACGTAAATATTAATCTTGGATTAATCCGGTTAGAAATGAAAAGAAGTTCAGAGCGCATACGAGACACAATATAA